The following proteins are encoded in a genomic region of SAR324 cluster bacterium:
- a CDS encoding IclR family transcriptional regulator, which translates to MFGRRAPTSHHLMIRSQNFINTSKRNTSLGKYTAPALEKGLDILEFLADFPEGLSKVDIAKGLGRSLNEIFRMVSVLEKRGYILCDPETERYSLSLKLFSIANRYQPAQMLVKKAHPMMMQLSQATDQSCHLGIFHNGKILIIAQMDAPFNHSYNVKLGAEVNVFSASSGMILLAYQTDDTRNTMIDQCLDAQHVDRDQLALKLKNIRRMGFEEVESYMVKGVYNLSAPVLDPNGRAVAALTIPFLAKLNSTISERKKARAQLVKVAGELSKSIGGTEYLEIS; encoded by the coding sequence GTGTTTGGCAGACGGGCCCCTACCTCTCACCACCTGATGATCCGCAGTCAAAATTTTATCAATACCAGCAAACGAAACACTTCTCTAGGAAAGTACACCGCCCCTGCACTGGAAAAGGGGTTGGATATCCTTGAATTTCTTGCCGACTTTCCAGAAGGGCTGAGCAAGGTTGACATAGCCAAAGGGCTAGGGCGCTCCTTGAATGAGATCTTCAGGATGGTTAGTGTTTTGGAAAAACGCGGTTATATCCTTTGTGATCCAGAGACAGAGCGCTATTCCCTCTCTCTCAAACTTTTTTCGATAGCCAATCGGTACCAACCCGCTCAAATGCTGGTCAAAAAGGCTCATCCTATGATGATGCAATTGTCTCAGGCGACCGATCAATCTTGTCATCTAGGTATCTTCCACAACGGCAAGATCCTGATCATTGCTCAGATGGATGCACCTTTCAATCACTCCTACAACGTCAAATTAGGAGCAGAGGTCAATGTCTTCTCTGCATCTTCTGGGATGATTCTTTTGGCCTACCAGACGGACGATACCCGTAACACAATGATTGACCAATGCCTCGACGCTCAGCATGTCGATCGAGACCAGCTGGCTCTGAAACTTAAAAACATCAGACGAATGGGTTTTGAAGAGGTAGAATCCTACATGGTCAAGGGAGTCTACAATTTATCAGCACCTGTTCTTGATCCCAACGGTAGAGCAGTAGCTGCCCTGACGATCCCCTTCCTGGCAAAATTGAATTCCACCATAAGTGAAAGGAAAAAAGCTAGAGCACAGCTAGTGAAGGTTGCAGGAGAACTGAGCAAGAGTATCGGTGGCACGGAATATCTGGAAATCTCATGA